The following proteins are encoded in a genomic region of Pyricularia oryzae 70-15 chromosome 6, whole genome shotgun sequence:
- a CDS encoding DNA replication complex GINS protein PSF2, giving the protein MALPLPPGLTPSEIAFLCENELVTIVPRQRLESIPLLQGPTPTLRPPHRATLPLWLALLLKKQRRANIIAPPWMHPASLQQIIQHETHTDPVAFSPPPPPPSRADGRGGARRANIVGSTILSPPFLPSCTAESPAGYLPYHWLEMAEILLAHAPDDMPASAGEVRGLIRDLVEVRAAKMRASSADVEGFGGGVMSLRGVGGAELAENRGFVLGVVDGVRKLGASTEATRREEEEAGREDESDEDMGI; this is encoded by the coding sequence ATGGCGCTCCCACTGCCGCCCGGGCTGACGCCATCCGAAATCGCTTTCCTGTGCGAAAACGAGCTTGTAACCATCGTGCCCCGCCAACGCCTCGAGTCAATCCCCCTCCTACAAGGCCCTACCCCGACCCTGCGGCCGCCGCACCGCGCGACCCTTCCGTTGTGGCTCGCTCTTTTGCTCAAGAAGCAGCGGCGCGCCAACATCATCGCTCCGCCATGGATGCACCCGGCGTCTTTGCAGCAGATCATCCAGCACGAAACGCACACCGACCCCGTTGCCTTTAGCCCGCCGCCTCCCCCTCCATCGCGCGCCGATGGCAGGGGCGGTGCCAGGAGGGCCAACATTGTCGGCAGTACAATTCTCAGTCCGCCCTTCCTCCCCTCCTGCACCGCAGAGAGTCCGGCCGGCTACCTACCGTACCATTGGCTCGAAatggccgagatcctgctGGCCCACGCGCCCGACGACATGCCCGCATCCGCCGGCGAGGTCCGGGGCTTGATCAGAGACCTGGTCGAGGTACGGGCTGCAAAAATGAGAGCCAGTTCGGCCGACGTGGAGggcttcggcggcggcgtcatgTCATTGCGGGGTGTGGGAGGAGCAGAACTGGCCGAAAACCGCGGCTTCGTGCTTGGCGTCGTTGACGGCGTGAGGAAGCTTGGTGCCAGTACTGAAGCTACAAGGcgggaagaggaggaggcgggCCGTGAAGACGAGAGCGACGAGGATATGGGCATTTGA
- a CDS encoding beta-glucosidase 1 yields MLCGKVFLVALGLVPLSLSQDTQSKAYFEELERFWSYGRSPPVYPSPESSGLGDWDDAYAKAKELVAQMTMEEKENVTIGYQHSLNGCVGKGGSVPRLGFPGFCMSNAGNGVGSTEGANAYPAALHVGASWNRQLAYDRALHMGREFKAKGANVALGPAVGPLGRVAKGGRNWEATGNDPYLTGVLAYETILGLQKSVIACLKHIVGNEQETSRKPPRYLPNNHNQSLSSNIDDKTMHELYLWPFQDSVRAGVGSVMSAYQRTNNSDSSQNSKVLNGLLKTELAFQGFVVSDWFAHQSGLASAQAGLDVVMPVAPLWSNGNLTKMVNNGSLPLSRLDDMVTRSLAAWYKYGSPSMTDIGHGLPVSLTSPHQFVDARDPSSKKTIFQGAVEGHVLVKNVNKALPLRKPKFLSIFGYDAVAQKLNTRERAGFSLWGRGMAGAHRYANGSELTMDMYDWFFASSVAQHEAGPEVAFNGTLITGGGSGATAGPYIDAPLDAFQRRAYDDDTFLAWDVQNHAPDVNAASEACIVFINAQATEGWDRKNLTDSYSDNLVNVVAEQCNNTIVVVHAAGVRLVDAWYDHPNITAVVLAHLPGQDSGRSLVEVMYGKQSFSGRLPYTVAKREADYGNLLDPVFPSDETPYYPQSNFTEGVYIDYKHFLKHNITPRFEFGFGLTYTNFEYANLTISVDEQAASSELPPRESEILPGGLASLWDEVVRVSCTVTNVGDVAAAEVAQLYLGVPGGPERVLRGFEKRVLEPGEGSVFEFALTRRDVSSWDVVRQGWVLQRGSYEVYVGKSVLDTPLRDSFEIL; encoded by the exons ATGCTGTGCGGCAAAGTTTTCCTTGTTGCTCTGGGGCTTGTCCCCCTGTCCCTTTCTCAGGATACACAGAGTAAAGCCTACTTTGAGGAACTGGAGCGCTTCTGGAGCTATGGAAGATCTCCACCAGTTTATCCCTCAC CCGAGAGCTCCGGGTTGGGTGACTGGGATGATGCATACGCCAAGGCCAAAGAGCTGGTGGCCCAGATGACGATGGAGGAGAAGGAAAACGTGACCATCGGATACCAGCACTCCCTCAACGGCTGCGTCGGAAAGGGCGGTAGCGTTCCCAGGCTTGGGTTCCCGGGGTTTTGCATGAGCAATGCAGGCAACGGAGTGGGAAGCACCGAAGGTGCGAATGCGTACCCCGCCGCTCTGCACGTCGGCGCCTCCTGGAACAGACAGCTGGCGTACGACAGGGCCCTGCACATGGGGAGGGAGTTCAAGGCCAAAGGAGCCAACGTGGCGCTTGGTCCTGCCGTTGGACCACTCGGTCGCGTGGCAAAGGGCGGAAG AAATTGGGAAGCGACAGGCAACGATCCTTACCTCACAGGCGTGCTGGCCTACGAGACCATCCTTGGTCTGCAAAAGTCCGTCATTGCCTGCCTCAAGCACATAGTCGGCAACGAGCAAGAGACGAGCCGCAAACCCCCACGGTACCTGCCCAACAACCACAACCAGTCCCTGTCATCCAACATCGACGACAAAACCATGCATGAGCTGTACCTCTGGCCATTCCAGGACTCGGTTCGCGCCGGCGTCGGCTCCGTCATGAGCGCGTACCAGCGCACCAACAACAGCGACTCGAGTCAGAACAGCAAAGTCCTGAACGGCCTGCTCAAGACGGAACTCGCCTTCCAGGGTTTCGTCGTCTCGGACTGGTTCGCGCACCAATCGGGCCTCGCCAGTGCTCAGGCCGGTCTCGACGTTGTCATGCCCGTTGCTCCTCTATGGTCCAACGGCAACCTCACGAAAATGGTCAACAACGGGTCCCTGCCCCTGTCCCGCCTCGACGACATGGTCACCCGCTCCCTCGCCGCCTGGTACAAGTACGGCAGCCCGAGCATGACCGACATCGGCCACGGCTTGCCCGTCAGCCTGACCTCGCCGCACCAGTTCGTCGACGCGCGCGATCCAAGCTCCAAAAAGACCATCTTCCAGGGCGCGGTCGAGGGCCACGTGCTGGTCAAGAACGTCAACAAGGCCCTCCCGCTGCGCAAACCCAAGTTTCTCTCCATCTTTGGCTACGATGCCGTCGCTCAAAAGCTCAACACGCGCGAGCGCGCCGGCTTCTCCCTCTGGGGCCGCGGGATGGCGGGCGCGCACCGGTACGCCAACGGCTCGGAGCTGACGATGGACATGTACGACTGGTTCTTCGCCTCGAGCGTGGCGCAACACGAGGCCGGGCCCGAGGTGGCCTTCAACGGCACGCTGATTACCGGCGGAGGGTCAGGCGCGACGGCGGGACCCTACATTGACGCGCCGCTCGATGCATTCCAGCGCCGGGCGTACGACGATGATACGTTTCTGGCATGGGACGTGCAGAACCATGCTCCCGACGTGAACGCTGCTAGCGAAGCTTGCATTGTTTTTATCAATGCGCAAGCGACAGAGGGATGGGATCGCAAAAACTTGACCGATTCGTACTCGGACAACCTCGTAAATGTGGTGGCGGAACAATGCAACAACACGATAGTGGTCGTCCACGCCGCCGGAGTGAGGCTTGTGGATGCGTGGTACGACCACCCTAACATTACAGCCGTGGTCCTCGCTCACCTGCCCGGCCAAGACAGCGGCCGCTCGTTGGTGGAGGTCATGTACGGCAAGCAGTCGTTCTCTGGCCGGCTGCCGTACACCGTAGCAAAACGGGAGGCAGACTACGGCAACTTGCTCGACCCCGTCTTCCCCAGCGATGAGACGCCATACTACCCACAGTCAAACTTCACCGAGGGAGTATACATTGACTATAAGCATTTCCTCAAGCACAACATCACCCCGCGGTTCGAATTTGGGTTTGGTCTGACCTACACCAACTTTGAGTACGCCAATCTGACCATTAGCGTAGACGAGCAGGCCGCGTCGTCGGAGCTGCCACCGCGCGAGTCCGAGATCCTGCCCGGTGGGCTCGCATCGCTGTGGGACGAGGTTGTGCGCGTCAGCTGCACCGTCACCAACGTAGGCGATGTGGCGGCCGCCGAGGTCGCGCAGCTGTACCTGGGAGTGCCAGGCGGGCCGGAGAGGGTGCTGCGCGGGTTCGAAAAGCGAGTTCTTGAGCCTGGGGAGGGTTCCGTGTTCGAGTTTGCACTCACAAGGAGGGACGTCAGCTCCTGGGACGTTGTGAGGCAGGGATGGGTGCTACAGCGGGGCAGCTATGAAGTTTATGTGGGCAAGAGTGTGTTGGATACACCATTGAGGGATAGTTTTGAGATTTTATAA
- a CDS encoding nicotianamine synthase 3: MAFLRNLVQTFRDERSRRDKARAIATEILNTYDELQALNSLEPGPKVNELLTNLVGLCASSQDERVVNMTIQVLGSKPLRRVLLELRDMCSTAEFHLESHWSKRIHSREEACDSGVWEPDAWDRLRAFPYFGNYEELVRIELAAIYTVLHAPPAKIAYIGSGPLPLTSFCLLQALTEGPNPWGTSSPTEILNIDRSLDAVATSKALAQDLGLVEKGMQFTASDADDEALDLRGFPVVCLAALVGSTQSEKEGLLCSIASRMDAGAILVTRSAWGLRKCLYPELHITDRLLEHLEVCLVLHPHGHVINSVVVFRVKPGPKAG; this comes from the exons ATGGCGTTTCTGCGTAACCTAGTTCAGACTTTTCGGGATGAACGTTCCCGTCGAGACAAGGCACGAGCTATCGCAACCGAAATCTTGAACACTTACGATGAGCTCCAAGCTCTGAATTCGTTGGAGCCAGGTCCAAAGGTcaacgagcttttgacaAACCTAGTCGGGCTATGCGCGTCTAGCCAAGATGAGCGTGTCGTGAACATG ACCATACAGGTCCTCGGCTCCAAGCCTCTTCGGCGAGTCCTTTTGGAGCTCCGCGACATGTGCTCGACGGCCGAGTTCCACCTCGAGTCCCACTGGTCGAAGCGCATCCACAGTCGCGAGGAGGCATGCGACTCTGGAGTTTGGGAACCTGACGCGTGGGACCGCCTTCGAGCTTTCCCATACTTCGGTAACTACGAAGAGCTGGTGCGAATCGAGCTTGCGGCAATATATACCGTCCTCCACGCACCTCCAGCAAAGATTGCCTATATCGGCTCCGGGCCCTTGCCCCTAACGTCATTCTGCCTGCTCCAAGCACTGACAGAGGGGCCAAATCCTTGGGGGACTAGTAGCCCTACTGAGATCTTGAACATTGATCGGAGCTTAGATGCCGTGGCTACTTCCAAGGCATTGGCGCAAGACCTGGGTCTAGTCGAGAAGGGCATGCAATTCACAGCGTCGGATGCTGACGATGAGGCGTTGGATCTGAGGGGGTTTCCAGTCGTCTGCCTGGCTGCACTGGTCGGATCGACACAGAGTGAAAAGGAAGGGTTACTCTGCAGCATCGCAAGCCGGATGGATGCTGGTGCGATACTGGTGACACGGTCCGCTTGGGGTTTGAGGAAGTGTTTATATCCC GAGTTGCACATTACCGACCGGCTACTGGAGCATCTAGAGGTCTGTCTCGTGCTTCACCCACATGGCCATGTTATCAACTCAGTCGTTGTGTTTCGTGTGAAGCCTGGGCCCAAAGCCGGATAA
- a CDS encoding alpha/beta hydrolase codes for MNETDTETTKLADGRVIKYAVFGRNAPDAPTIFFFHGFPGSHPEGELLASAALKHTARIISLSRPGFGGSTPAPSRTILEWPADVTAVADELLSSPDGRFAVVSFSAGAPYALACLRSIPRARLAGAVLLSGLYPGTAGLPLGTRALFALGSVAPSLAAVGIEQTLGRVARDGPRLERAMVRDFGGRGAAEAAVVEDPEARGVLARSTQLAVVGGGAGTACEAGLLWRDWGLRLEELEVGDGRLLMWHGKEDGNVPVGMAEKAAAVLVGSELRVFPDLAHTSLIVSKAEDVVVAAIKMLE; via the coding sequence ATGAACGAGACTGATACCGAAACCACAAAATTAGCAGACGGTCGCGTTATCAAATACGCCGTATTCGGCCGCAACGCCCCTGATGCGCCAACGATATTCTTCTTCCACGGCTTCCCAGGCTCCCACCCGGAAGGCGAGCTCCTAGCTTCCGCAGCACTAAAGCACACCGCCCGAATCATCAGCCTCTCCCGCCCCGGCTTCGGCGGCTCGACTCCTGCCCCCTCGCGCACGATCCTCGAATGGCCCGCCGACGTCACCGCAGTGGCCGACGAGCTGCTGAGCAGTCCGGACGGCCGCTTCGCCGTCGTTTCCTTCTCGGCCGGCGCGCCCTACGCCCTGGCCTGCCTGCGCTCGATCCCGCGCGCGCGCCTGGCCGGCGCCGTCCTCCTCTCGGGCCTGTACCCGGGCACCGCGGGCCTGCCGCTGGGGACGCGGGCGCTGTTTGCGCTCGGCAGCGTCGCGCCGTCGCTCGCGGCCGTCGGCATCGAGCAGACGCTGGGCCGCGTGGCGCGCGACGGGCCCAGGCTGGAGCGCGCCATGGTCCGCGACTTTGGAGGCAGGggcgccgccgaggctgCGGTGGTCGAGGACCCCGAGGCGAGGGGCGTCCTGGCCCGGAGCACGCAGCTCGCTGTGGTCGGCGGCGGGGCGGGCACTGCGTGCGAGGCGGGGCTGCTCTGGAGGGACTGGGGGCTCAGGTTGGAGGAGCTGGAGGTCGGAGACGGGAGGTTGTTGATGTGGCATGGAAAGGAAGATGGGAACGTGCCGGTAGGCATGGCGGaaaaggcggcggcggttctGGTCGGCTCGGAGCTGCGTGTGTTTCCTGATTTGGCTCATACGAGCCTTATTGTAAGCAAGGCAGAGGACGTAGTTGTTGCCGCGATCAAGATGCTGGAGTAG